The sequence GAACTTTTAAAGGAAATATCTGGGCGGTCAATCTGAATGTTGAAGCTTCATCGGCTGGGGAAGTAACCATCTCGGGAAAAAGTAAAAATGCTAATCTCACTTCATCATCAGGAAGTAGTATTTCGGCAAAAGATGTGATTGTAGAAAACCTGAAAGCAGATGCCTCAAGCGGTGCTAGTGTAGAAATAAGCGTAAGTTCGACGGTTGAGGGATCGGCGTCTTCAGGAGGTAGCGTGAATGTTTATAAAAAAGGAAATGTAACGACCGTGAAAAAAGAAGAAAGCAGCGGTGGAAGCGTTTCTATTCAATAATTAATCTTTTTCCTCATCGTCTTCTTCGGCGGTTGATGAAGAACCTTCCCAATTTTTGCCATCAAAATTAAGATTATCATAAGCTAAAAGCTCCTCCTCTCTCTGGAGGAGTTCTTTTGTTGTAAACAAACGGATTTCATCATCGTCATCAGACTTTGCCAGTTTTCTGATAGAAGCTTTATCAATAGCCATAAAACGCTGACCAAGACGACGTGCTGCATACTTTCGCATTCCGGTTTCGTGAAGAACGTCAACTGCCATATCAACGGCTGTGCCTAAAGTTTCACGGTAAATATTGTCGATTCCGTTATTTAAATAAGTGTAAGCATCAATTCTGTTTTTTGCCCGCACAAATATTTTCACATCAGGATAATGTTCACTCACCAATTCTGCTATAAATTTGTTGTCACCTGAATTATCAAGACAAAGAATTAAAATTTCTGCATCTTCAATTCCGGCAGCTCTTAATACGGGAATTCTCGTGGCGTCGCCGTAATATACTTTAAAACCATATCCTCGCAATAACTTCACACGGTCAGAATCTCTGTCGAGAACGGTTGCGGAAATTTTATTAGCTTTCAATAAGCGTCCAACAGTACTTCCGAAATGACCAAAACCAACGATGATAATTTTCTTTTGTGTAATATTGTTTTCAAGAATATTAAAATCACTTTGGTCGTCAGGAATTTCTTTAATGAATCTTGGCGTTATTATTTTATCATTAATAATTAACAGGAATGGAGTGATACACATGGTGATCGCCGTCACTGCCATCATTTGAGCGTTTAATTCTGCCCCAAAGAGATACAAATCTGAACTATAATTAATCAATACAAATGCAAATTCCCCAACCTGCGAAAGCGCAAATGCGTAGAATAAGCTTTGAGGATTATCCATTTTGAAAAATTTACCAATTGCAAAAAGAACGGTAAACTTCACGGCTAGAACAGCAAAAACTGTCGAAAAGATAAAAAGAGGATCAGCTGTAATAACATTAAAATTCATCGTTGAACCAACGCTCACAAAGAAAACCGCCAAAAGCAATCCTTTAAACGGATCAATCTGTGCTTCCAACTCATGCCGAAATTCACTGTTGGCCAACATTACACCTGCCAGGAAAGCTCCTAATGCCGGAGATAATCCGATAGAAACCATTAATTCTGAAACTCCGATGACTAAGAAAAGGGAGGAGGCAGTCAATAATTCTGTCATTCCCGCTTTTGAAACATATCTTAAAAAGGGAACGAAAACATATCTTCCCAATAGAATTAATATGACAACGCCCATGATGACCGTTCCGGCCTGCAGCCATTCCGGAAGTTTTTGGATTAAAACCTGAACTTCATTTTCGTTCTGAGTTGCTTTAGAATGTGCCAGCAAAGGCAAAATTGCCAAAATAGGTATCACTGCAATATCCTGAAACAAAAGGGTAGAGAATGATGCCTCACCAGCGACTGTTTTAAAATTGTTTTTTTCCTGTAAAGTCTGAAGAACAATGGCTGTCGAGGAAAGTGCAAAACACATTGCGATGGCGAAAGCTTTATCGGTTTTCCAGCCGAATGTGATGAAAATTAAAAATAATAATGAAATCGTCAAAACTGTTTGGGTAAGACCTAAACCCAAGATTTTCTTTCTCATTTCCCAGAATTTTCTGGGCTCCAATTCTAATCCGACCAAAAATAAAAGCATAATAACCCCAAATTCACTGGCGTGCATGATGTCGTTAACGTCTTTTCCTGTCAGTTTGAGAACGTAAGGGCCAATGATAATTCCACCTAAAATATAGCCGATGACCGAACTTAAACCTAATTTTCTCGCCAGCGGAACCATTATAATGGCAACGCCCAAGAAAAGCAGGGTATTCATGGCTAAAGTAGATTCCATCTTATTGATTTAATAGTTCTGTGAATTTTTGTTTTTGTAAAATGATTTCTTTTTTGAAAGTTTATTTGCTTCGTAGACGATAATGATGTCTTTGATGTTGGCTTTGAAAACTTTTAAAGAAACAATCAATCCGCTGATCAGTTCTTCAACAGTGTACCCATATGTTCCTTCTTTGCTGAAAGATCTTTCTTTTCCGCCAGTGGTTACAACAATGTAGACTTCTTTGCCTTCCAAAGGATTGTCTTCTTCTTCGTTGAGCCAATTTCTGTCGAAAACTTCGTCAATCCAAAGTCTCAGCAAAGGTGGCAT comes from Chryseobacterium sp. 3008163 and encodes:
- a CDS encoding monovalent cation:proton antiporter-2 (CPA2) family protein — protein: MESTLAMNTLLFLGVAIIMVPLARKLGLSSVIGYILGGIIIGPYVLKLTGKDVNDIMHASEFGVIMLLFLVGLELEPRKFWEMRKKILGLGLTQTVLTISLLFLIFITFGWKTDKAFAIAMCFALSSTAIVLQTLQEKNNFKTVAGEASFSTLLFQDIAVIPILAILPLLAHSKATQNENEVQVLIQKLPEWLQAGTVIMGVVILILLGRYVFVPFLRYVSKAGMTELLTASSLFLVIGVSELMVSIGLSPALGAFLAGVMLANSEFRHELEAQIDPFKGLLLAVFFVSVGSTMNFNVITADPLFIFSTVFAVLAVKFTVLFAIGKFFKMDNPQSLFYAFALSQVGEFAFVLINYSSDLYLFGAELNAQMMAVTAITMCITPFLLIINDKIITPRFIKEIPDDQSDFNILENNITQKKIIIVGFGHFGSTVGRLLKANKISATVLDRDSDRVKLLRGYGFKVYYGDATRIPVLRAAGIEDAEILILCLDNSGDNKFIAELVSEHYPDVKIFVRAKNRIDAYTYLNNGIDNIYRETLGTAVDMAVDVLHETGMRKYAARRLGQRFMAIDKASIRKLAKSDDDDEIRLFTTKELLQREEELLAYDNLNFDGKNWEGSSSTAEEDDEEKD
- a CDS encoding NAD(P)H-dependent oxidoreductase, which gives rise to MKKTLVVFAHPYLEHSNSNVELINFYVRHQHFTLRDLYEEYPDFHIAAFRERKRLKNYDRFIFQFPIIWFGMPPLLRLWIDEVFDRNWLNEEEDNPLEGKEVYIVVTTGGKERSFSKEGTYGYTVEELISGLIVSLKVFKANIKDIIIVYEANKLSKKKSFYKNKNSQNY